A stretch of DNA from Arachis hypogaea cultivar Tifrunner chromosome 19, arahy.Tifrunner.gnm2.J5K5, whole genome shotgun sequence:
aagagTAATGTTTACGTTCCCTATTAAAAACTACGAGTTCACTACCTTGAATGCGACTTTATCTCTCCCCGCCTTGAGACATTGGTGAAGCTGCGGGTTAGGCAGTTCAAGATACCTGCAGCCTTGGCTCTCTTTGGCTCTTACTCTAACTGGCAGCACTCCCTCACTCTCTCTTATTGTCATTGGCAACCTTATGTTCCGGTTATTTTTAGGGCTTTGTCGTTGATGAGTATAGAGTATTAAATCTAGGGATTTCTTGTTACTTGTGTTTTTcctcatcttttttatttttttatttttttttatgaggaTGATAATTTCACCTTGGTGAACCCACAACATGTATATCATCAGCAGAAGTTTAAGAATACATCTACTAGTAAGCTAAAATATCCTTAATTGATGTTTGTTAGCATCTTTTTACATCATTATGTCCATTAGGTTCTCTGTGATCTAAACTTCTATTTTTGttcatcccttgattcaaattcaggATCCAACACCTTACACTTTTACAGTTTTACTTACCATTAACTTTTGTTGGCAAAGTTTTGCTTCCTCTCTTCGTTtgaaatttcatttcttttaaggAAAATTGTGGTGTACACATCAGTGCCTGTGCAATGCATAGTTTGTTATCATAAAATACCTCTGTGCATCACCGTGATCCACAAaattttcttcaattctcaattaGAGTTTCGTTTCTGTTCATTCTTGCAGCTAGTTGTTCGGGTAAAAAGGGATGATCTACACTGCAATTGACACATTCTATCTGACAGATGAGCAGCTACAGAATTCACCATCCAGAAAAGATGGCATAGATGAAGCCACTGAGACCACCCTTAGAATCTATGGCTGTGATCTCATTCAAGAAAGTGGCATCTTGCTTCGGTTGTATCCTTTTAGTTATTGTTCTCATGAATATTcctatttactattttaattttctgcatattagtattgattgattTCTTGTGTTCTGCCTAATCTTAAATTATGTATTTGATTTGGATGGATTTTCCCTTAATTGTTTGGTAGACCACAAGCAGTCATGGCCACTGGGCAGGTTTTGTTTCATCGCTTCTATTGCAAGAAGTCATTTGCAAGGTTCAATGTGAAGGTCAATATTTTCTTACTGACTTACTGTATATGTTATCTGCTGTTTTTGCTCTCTCTATGTGCTTCCTGATTTgaattgataatgataatgatgtcTATTTTCTGCAGAAAGTGGCTGCAAGCTGTGTGTGGCTTGCTTCAAAACTGGAGGAAAGCCCTAGAAAAGCAAGACAAGTAATCATAGTTTTTCACAGAATGGAATGCAGGAGGGAGAACTTGCCAATTGAGCATTTAGACTTGTATTCCAAGGTCAGAAGCCTTCTGTACCTCCAGTAAACTGATTCAATCATATGATGTGTGTATAATATCTCAGTAATTTCTTGTTATTTGAATACATTGTTTTCCATGTTTATGAACAGAAATATGTTGATTTAAAGATGGAGTTGAGTAGAACGGAGAGACATATTTTGAAAGAAATGGGGTTCATTTGTCATGTTGAGCATCCTCATAAATTCATATCAAATTACCTTGCTACTCTTGAAACACCGCCAGAATTGAGGCAAGAAGCTTGGAATCTAGCTAATGATAGGTAAATAATTGCTGATTGTGTACTTGTCTATGTGAACATACATATGTATGTCTCACTTCCATGCTATTAACCACGCTTTCTTAGTAACACGAGTTTCAATTTTGAAATGTCTGCATCTAGTTCTAGTATAGCTccactttaaatatttttttatgatgatttgTACCATTGTACTGGACTACTGGTATGCCCTTTACGACTTATAATAGAGATATGGATCTTAGACAGATTTGCTTGACGGTTTTTGGTGAAAACAAGTTATTTTGAAAATGTAAATATGTTTTGACGAATATTTTGTCTAGGCAGGGGAATAGATTTGGCTAAACTTTATTAGGATTTAGCATATGAAGTTCCAAGGTTCTTTTTAAGCTGTTGAACCTGTTCAGCAAGTGCCGTACTTTCTAGGCTGAAGATATGGGTAAGTATGATTGTAAGACATGTGAAAGCGTCACTGGATATTCATGGTTTTCATTTTGCCGTTAGACCTGTTGAACATGATGCTTCTGAACTCGCAAAATTTTGTGTCATAAACATTAGAAACATTTGATTCAAGCATCTGGATTAGAGTAGAAGTATTGCTCACTCATCAGTTGTTTATCTTTGCTAGTATCTTCTATTATGGTTTGTATTAAACATCTTTTATTAGAACTATATGGTgattatttcttttaattaattttagcgttcaattgctttctgttttcttGTGCAGTTTGCGCACTACATTGTGTGTTCGATTTAAGAGTGAGGTCGTCGCTTGTGGTGTTGTGTATGCTGCTGCTCGTAGGTTCCAAGTACCCCTTCCGGAGAATCCACCATGGTGGAAAGCATTTGATGCAGAGAAGTCTGGGATAGACGAAGTGTGCAGGGTTCTGGCTCACCTTTATAGCCTACCTAAGGCACAATACACACCAGTCTCCAAAGATGGGGACTCATTTACATTCTCCAACAAATCCATAGAATCAAAGTCTCAGTCAACCCCTAAGGTGATGCCTGCTATTTTGGTTTTTGGTTTTTCCACATTTAGTATTTGCCTTTGTAGAGTGCAGTATCAGCGTCAGTTCAGTTCTCACTTCTCAGTTATAAGATCGATAATTTGCCGTGTGGATTTCGTAAAGCCAGTATCATTTGCAATACGACTAAAGTTTTGatccaacaatttttttaattactgcCAACTTGCAGGATGTTCCGCAAAGTAGCCCGTTAGGTGATGCTGACACTGCAGTTCCAAAGGGAGCTACTGGGGAAGCCGATATTGAATCGGTTGGAGTTGCATTGGTTAAGCAAATTGATAAGCCGAGGGAATCCAAGAAATCCGATGATGAATCCAAGAGTGCAGCAACAGATGGAGGAGCAAGAGATGAACTCACGCTGAAGTCCAAGTCTGACCGTAAAATGGAGGCCAGTGGGGATATTCGCCGGGACAGAGACAGAGACAGGGAGAGGGACAGGGACAGGGACAGGGACAGGGATAGGGACAGAGACAGGGACAGGGACAGGGAAAGAGatagggagagggagagggacaGAACAAAATCCCGGGATCGTGATAGAGGGAGGGATTCTGACAGAGAACGCGAACGAGAGGAGATTGAGAGGGACAAACACAAAGATCGTCGTCGATCCAGGGAGAGATCAAAGGAAACGggtatttttatagtttttacttttgtcttgaatcttattttattttattttgggcaCTTAG
This window harbors:
- the LOC112776013 gene encoding cyclin-L1-1, which gives rise to MIYTAIDTFYLTDEQLQNSPSRKDGIDEATETTLRIYGCDLIQESGILLRLPQAVMATGQVLFHRFYCKKSFARFNVKKVAASCVWLASKLEESPRKARQVIIVFHRMECRRENLPIEHLDLYSKKYVDLKMELSRTERHILKEMGFICHVEHPHKFISNYLATLETPPELRQEAWNLANDSLRTTLCVRFKSEVVACGVVYAAARRFQVPLPENPPWWKAFDAEKSGIDEVCRVLAHLYSLPKAQYTPVSKDGDSFTFSNKSIESKSQSTPKDVPQSSPLGDADTAVPKGATGEADIESVGVALVKQIDKPRESKKSDDESKSAATDGGARDELTLKSKSDRKMEASGDIRRDRDRDRERDRDRDRDRDRDRDRDRDRERDRERERDRTKSRDRDRGRDSDREREREEIERDKHKDRRRSRERSKETGHSEKSKHHSSRDRDYHGSSYSSREKDRHRHH